Proteins from a genomic interval of Sinobacterium norvegicum:
- a CDS encoding phage portal protein codes for MTNQMILGPDGLPLVSDTAHRAASLSAREMSSWRPMAGSPDSDLLDELPTLVSRSRDLARNHGVASGAIQTLVDNVVGTGLRLSALPDYKALGKDKDWADSWSRKTEALWRSWADTTECDASKSLTFNGLTTQMFRSGLINGEALALPLWLPNRSQAFATTIQLIEPDRLGNPNDRINDANIRAGIEVDSYGAPLAYWIAKTHPGDQLLGVSNNAQEYERIPARTRFGRQRVVHVHDKERTGQSRGKPIFSSIMPLFKMLDHYERSEMQAAVVNAMIAAFIETPLDGESISEMFGGSGEDYMAARNEWQVKLQGGAVIPIFPGDKVAPFTPSRPNSAYSSFVENILRHIGTGLNLPFELLMKDFSKTNYSSARAALMEAWRYFIGRRHWLATYWAKPVYELWLEEAINKGMIEAPGFYQNKALWCRCKWIGPGRGWIDPVKEAKASKIRLEIGLSTLEDECATQGLDWEEVLEQRAREQTKMRELGLNTETAQYAPQTTEEKQ; via the coding sequence ATGACCAATCAAATGATCTTAGGCCCTGATGGCTTACCACTAGTATCTGATACGGCTCACCGGGCGGCTTCATTGTCTGCGAGAGAGATGTCGAGCTGGCGCCCAATGGCTGGCTCACCAGATTCAGATTTGCTCGATGAACTGCCTACACTGGTTTCACGCTCTAGAGATCTGGCGAGAAACCATGGAGTAGCCTCAGGGGCAATTCAAACACTGGTGGATAATGTCGTTGGGACTGGCTTGCGCCTATCAGCGCTGCCTGACTATAAGGCACTAGGAAAAGACAAAGACTGGGCAGATAGCTGGTCGAGAAAAACAGAAGCACTTTGGCGTAGCTGGGCTGACACCACTGAATGTGATGCTTCAAAAAGTCTGACATTCAATGGTTTAACAACCCAAATGTTCCGCTCGGGCCTAATCAATGGCGAAGCACTTGCTTTGCCACTATGGCTTCCCAATAGAAGCCAGGCGTTTGCAACAACTATTCAGCTTATTGAGCCCGACCGTTTAGGAAATCCAAATGATCGAATAAACGATGCCAATATTCGCGCTGGTATCGAGGTTGATTCTTATGGTGCGCCATTAGCTTACTGGATTGCTAAGACGCATCCGGGTGATCAACTTCTTGGTGTTAGCAATAACGCTCAAGAGTACGAGCGCATTCCAGCACGCACCCGCTTCGGTCGCCAGCGTGTTGTCCATGTTCATGACAAGGAACGAACCGGTCAAAGTAGAGGCAAGCCGATCTTTAGTAGCATTATGCCGCTATTTAAGATGCTTGATCACTATGAGCGTTCCGAAATGCAAGCGGCCGTTGTCAACGCAATGATCGCTGCTTTTATCGAAACGCCATTAGACGGTGAATCAATTAGTGAAATGTTTGGTGGGTCTGGCGAGGATTACATGGCTGCTCGAAATGAGTGGCAAGTAAAGCTTCAAGGTGGTGCCGTTATTCCAATATTTCCAGGAGATAAAGTCGCGCCTTTTACGCCCAGTCGGCCTAATTCTGCTTACAGCAGTTTTGTAGAAAACATTCTTCGTCATATCGGCACCGGGTTGAACTTACCTTTCGAATTGTTGATGAAGGATTTTTCGAAAACCAATTACTCCTCAGCACGCGCAGCATTGATGGAAGCATGGCGATATTTTATTGGCCGACGTCATTGGTTAGCTACTTATTGGGCGAAGCCTGTTTATGAGCTCTGGTTAGAGGAAGCTATTAACAAAGGCATGATTGAGGCACCAGGTTTTTATCAAAACAAGGCGCTGTGGTGTCGATGCAAATGGATAGGTCCTGGGCGTGGGTGGATTGACCCTGTAAAAGAAGCCAAGGCTTCAAAGATACGGTTAGAAATTGGCCTTTCAACGCTCGAAGATGAATGCGCCACCCAAGGCTTAGACTGGGAAGAAGTTCTCGAACAAAGAGCTCGAGAGCAAACAAAAATGAGAGAGCTAGGTTTGAATACTGAAACGGCTCAATACGCTCCCCAGACTACAGAGGAAAAACAATGA
- a CDS encoding S49 family peptidase yields the protein MKFWNHAAGEPWAITEAALNNILTIASRQNESIEVVSAKLGRELDNSYVTEIREGAAVIPVVGPLFRYANIFTAISGASSYEVLAKDFTSALENPDVHSIILDIDSPGGEVNGCAEFASMIFEARGKKPIIAYASGDAASGAYWIASACDQIIASKTSMLGSIGVVAVYRGSKDESVLEIVSSQSPYKRLDPSSKDGKSRLQSRIDDLATVFIESIAKHRGVDPPTVIKDFGGGDVFIGKNAINSGLADDIGSLEQIINEHLNNQNPAKLRGSSFLALEDSTMTDKNHKTEASEGQVLSLESLKADYPQLVEAIQTETIASTNDEASQQSVITERERIGAIISSEAAKGREQLAQHLAFSTDMSADMALATLDASPVKAEASAPVSNTGFEQVMASVGNPAIEPDAPEQEGDDADAVAKRIAKFSQGGAV from the coding sequence ATGAAGTTCTGGAATCATGCAGCTGGTGAGCCATGGGCAATTACCGAGGCTGCTCTTAATAATATTTTAACGATTGCATCACGCCAAAACGAAAGCATCGAAGTGGTGTCTGCAAAGCTTGGTAGAGAATTAGATAACAGTTACGTCACTGAGATTCGTGAAGGTGCGGCGGTTATTCCTGTCGTGGGTCCTTTGTTTCGCTACGCAAATATATTTACTGCAATTAGTGGTGCATCCAGTTACGAGGTTTTAGCGAAAGACTTTACCAGTGCTTTAGAAAATCCAGACGTCCATAGCATTATTTTAGATATCGATTCACCGGGCGGCGAAGTCAATGGTTGCGCTGAATTTGCCAGTATGATTTTCGAAGCTCGTGGCAAAAAGCCAATCATTGCCTATGCCTCAGGTGATGCTGCTTCAGGTGCGTATTGGATTGCGTCAGCTTGCGATCAAATTATTGCTTCAAAAACGTCCATGCTCGGGTCCATTGGTGTGGTAGCGGTTTATCGAGGAAGTAAAGATGAAAGCGTCTTAGAGATCGTGTCATCCCAAAGCCCATATAAACGATTAGATCCAAGCAGTAAGGATGGAAAATCACGACTGCAATCACGTATCGATGATTTAGCGACGGTATTTATTGAATCCATTGCAAAGCATCGTGGTGTTGACCCGCCAACGGTTATCAAAGACTTCGGTGGCGGTGATGTCTTTATTGGCAAGAACGCCATCAACTCAGGATTGGCCGATGATATCGGAAGCCTGGAACAAATTATCAATGAACATTTAAACAATCAGAACCCCGCCAAGTTGCGGGGTTCTTCTTTTTTAGCACTTGAGGACAGCACGATGACTGACAAAAACCACAAGACCGAGGCTTCTGAAGGGCAAGTCCTTAGTCTGGAATCATTAAAAGCCGACTATCCGCAGTTGGTTGAAGCCATTCAAACCGAAACTATAGCCTCTACGAATGATGAAGCATCCCAGCAAAGCGTTATAACAGAACGTGAACGTATTGGCGCCATCATATCTTCTGAGGCTGCCAAGGGGCGTGAACAGTTAGCTCAGCACCTGGCATTTTCTACGGATATGAGCGCTGATATGGCGCTGGCAACGCTAGATGCTTCACCGGTCAAAGCCGAAGCATCGGCTCCTGTTTCCAATACAGGTTTTGAACAAGTCATGGCCTCAGTGGGCAACCCTGCCATTGAGCCAGATGCTCCGGAACAGGAAGGCGATGATGCCGATGCAGTGGCGAAACGGATCGCTAAGTTTTCACAAGGGGGTGCGGTATGA
- a CDS encoding head decoration protein: MSMPGIAEGVNDQGSYAPDNLIAGEFPRITRVVTITGGATLPAGAVLGRVAASGAYLLSDAGANDGSEEPDALLVEAVDASTGDTQAHVYLAGEFNAEALTFGPGHSIASISIAFRERSIFLRNNQA, from the coding sequence ATGAGCATGCCAGGGATTGCAGAAGGGGTTAACGATCAGGGGAGCTATGCGCCTGACAATCTAATTGCAGGTGAATTTCCGCGAATTACTCGAGTTGTCACGATTACTGGCGGTGCCACATTACCTGCTGGCGCTGTGTTAGGCAGGGTTGCAGCTAGTGGAGCCTATTTATTGAGTGACGCAGGAGCAAATGATGGATCAGAAGAACCGGATGCCTTGCTGGTCGAGGCGGTGGATGCCTCCACTGGTGATACACAGGCCCATGTGTATTTAGCGGGTGAATTTAATGCGGAAGCTCTTACGTTTGGTCCGGGCCATTCAATAGCGTCTATTTCGATCGCTTTTCGAGAGCGATCTATTTTTCTACGAAACAATCAAGCTTAA
- a CDS encoding major capsid protein: MDIFSTHVLNRVVEHLDRPASFLLDTFFGSIQTEDSEEIHFDIDKSKPRLVPFVSPLVQGKVIAAEGFETRSFKPAYVKDKRRFDPSAPLKRLIGETIGGNLKPMDRREAALNRALTSQVENLTRREEVMAAEALRTGKITVTGEDYPTQIIDFQRDSALTQALTGATRWGEPDVKVLDDIEDWAGLVQIKSGAAARTVVMDPLAWRVFKADPKVERLLELRRGTSSTLIVDPILRGQGNDKARYVGSVGDFDFWVYNDAYVDDDGVSRNMLPEYTVLIASQGLLEGTRCYGVIQDEKANYRASRYFTKSWLEEDPAVRWLLMQSAPLIVPYRPNATFCATVR, translated from the coding sequence ATGGATATATTTTCAACTCATGTGCTTAACCGAGTCGTCGAGCACTTGGATCGTCCAGCATCCTTTTTGCTGGATACATTTTTCGGTTCAATTCAAACAGAAGATAGTGAAGAAATTCACTTCGATATTGATAAATCCAAACCGCGATTAGTGCCATTTGTATCACCGCTCGTCCAGGGTAAGGTCATTGCTGCGGAAGGGTTTGAAACACGTAGTTTTAAGCCTGCCTACGTGAAAGATAAGCGTCGCTTTGACCCTAGTGCTCCACTGAAGCGTTTGATTGGCGAAACCATTGGAGGGAATTTAAAGCCCATGGACCGCCGAGAGGCTGCATTAAATCGTGCGTTAACGAGTCAAGTGGAAAACCTGACTCGCCGCGAAGAAGTGATGGCGGCCGAAGCATTACGAACCGGAAAGATTACCGTAACCGGTGAAGACTACCCAACACAGATTATTGATTTTCAGCGTGACTCAGCACTGACTCAGGCACTGACAGGCGCGACTCGGTGGGGTGAGCCTGACGTTAAAGTATTAGATGACATTGAAGACTGGGCGGGCTTAGTACAAATCAAATCGGGTGCCGCCGCTCGTACCGTTGTTATGGACCCTTTGGCATGGCGAGTCTTCAAGGCTGATCCCAAAGTTGAGCGCTTGCTTGAGCTCCGTCGTGGAACCTCCAGTACATTAATAGTCGACCCAATCCTCCGAGGGCAAGGTAACGATAAAGCACGCTATGTAGGTTCAGTGGGCGATTTTGATTTCTGGGTTTATAACGACGCCTACGTCGATGATGATGGTGTTTCCAGAAATATGCTGCCGGAATATACGGTATTGATTGCCAGCCAAGGTTTACTGGAAGGTACCCGGTGCTATGGCGTGATTCAGGATGAAAAAGCCAACTATCGGGCAAGCCGCTACTTCACCAAATCATGGTTGGAGGAAGATCCGGCAGTACGTTGGTTGCTGATGCAGTCGGCCCCGTTGATTGTGCCTTACCGCCCTAACGCAACATTTTGTGCGACGGTTCGTTAG
- a CDS encoding head-tail joining protein: MRISVSFVMNVNDRFKKAIDSQFSHLGRMATYLKPLSGTQEIRVIARRPEQLFELGDGHLHAEDPQLEFRVSEVATPSRGDEIHIDGRIYRIESEPRLDLHQLVWITESLPLIE, from the coding sequence ATGCGTATCAGTGTCTCATTCGTGATGAACGTTAACGATCGCTTTAAAAAGGCTATTGATAGTCAATTTTCTCATCTTGGGCGAATGGCAACTTATCTTAAGCCTCTTTCAGGTACTCAAGAAATTCGCGTAATTGCCCGTCGCCCAGAGCAGCTATTTGAACTGGGTGATGGCCACTTACATGCGGAGGACCCGCAATTGGAGTTTCGAGTGTCGGAAGTTGCAACACCTAGCCGAGGCGATGAAATACATATCGATGGTCGTATCTATCGAATTGAGTCTGAGCCACGGTTGGACCTTCATCAATTGGTATGGATCACAGAAAGTTTGCCCCTAATAGAATAA
- a CDS encoding phage tail protein — protein sequence MLTLQINPSPNLSEWSGSFTSTEKQLKVAATRALNKTARWARTQVASKTAKELSIKVGAVREGLILIRAKQSNPQSVVGLSQQSGVIKAKQLGSVSQNSTGVRVGRRQFDHAFLAAMPNGHQGVFRRRGKARLPIQEVQIVITGKMQEIMEDLSNGPALKQFETIFDRELRYLLRAA from the coding sequence ATGTTGACCTTACAAATTAATCCATCACCTAACTTAAGTGAATGGAGTGGCTCATTCACCTCAACCGAAAAACAATTGAAGGTAGCGGCGACTCGAGCGTTAAACAAGACTGCTCGATGGGCAAGAACACAGGTCGCGAGTAAAACGGCAAAAGAGTTATCCATTAAAGTGGGTGCTGTTCGAGAGGGGCTTATATTGATTAGAGCAAAACAATCGAACCCTCAAAGTGTTGTTGGGTTGTCTCAGCAGTCTGGCGTTATTAAAGCGAAGCAATTAGGTAGTGTATCTCAAAATTCAACGGGCGTTCGAGTTGGTCGACGTCAGTTTGATCATGCTTTTTTGGCAGCAATGCCTAATGGTCATCAAGGTGTTTTTCGACGACGAGGGAAAGCTCGGCTACCCATACAGGAAGTACAAATTGTGATAACTGGGAAGATGCAGGAAATTATGGAAGACCTGTCTAATGGGCCAGCGTTAAAGCAGTTTGAAACGATATTTGATCGTGAACTACGTTACCTTTTGAGGGCCGCGTAA
- a CDS encoding phage baseplate assembly protein V: MIDFEITELNRRLANMILLGKVIAADYSQPTPKLQVRIGELQTAWLPMLMQRAGPDISWWPLEVGEQVVVLSPSGELTQGVVLGSINQTDYPSTSTSADSHKQVYSDGAVIEYDRKAHRLSAILPSGAKAMLVSDGGINFVGDVTVTGDIKASGDITDHTRSMKSDRVIFNSHTHAGIKSGPGNTAPPNQSQ; this comes from the coding sequence ATGATTGATTTTGAAATAACAGAATTGAATCGTCGGCTCGCCAATATGATTTTGCTGGGGAAAGTTATAGCGGCTGATTACAGTCAGCCAACACCAAAACTACAAGTTAGGATTGGTGAACTTCAAACGGCTTGGTTACCTATGCTCATGCAACGCGCAGGCCCTGACATTAGTTGGTGGCCACTTGAGGTTGGCGAACAGGTTGTCGTGCTTTCTCCTAGCGGGGAGTTAACGCAGGGTGTTGTGCTTGGTTCAATTAACCAAACTGATTATCCATCAACAAGTACCAGTGCTGACAGCCATAAACAGGTTTATTCCGATGGCGCAGTGATTGAGTATGACCGTAAAGCACATCGATTGTCTGCAATATTACCGTCAGGTGCTAAAGCAATGTTGGTATCAGATGGCGGTATTAATTTTGTTGGTGATGTGACGGTTACTGGTGACATCAAAGCGTCAGGGGATATTACAGATCATACTCGTTCGATGAAAAGCGATCGGGTCATTTTCAATAGTCATACTCATGCGGGCATTAAGTCTGGGCCGGGTAACACGGCTCCCCCTAATCAATCGCAGTAA
- a CDS encoding GPW/gp25 family protein: MNGMNRMTGAVASGIDHLRQSIIDILTTPIGSRVMRRDYGSRLYQIVDAPVNRSLMVEIYSAVAEALVKWEPRLELTRVQVEEVHPGGLMVSLEGIYLPDNKRIAIEGVVL; this comes from the coding sequence ATGAATGGTATGAATCGAATGACCGGGGCAGTCGCTTCCGGCATTGATCACTTGCGCCAGTCAATTATCGATATCTTAACGACCCCTATTGGATCTCGCGTTATGCGAAGAGACTATGGTTCCCGTTTGTATCAGATAGTTGATGCGCCAGTGAATAGATCGTTGATGGTTGAAATATATTCGGCTGTTGCTGAGGCATTGGTGAAATGGGAACCGAGACTTGAGTTAACTCGAGTGCAAGTTGAAGAAGTTCACCCTGGCGGTTTGATGGTCAGCCTTGAAGGTATTTATCTGCCAGATAACAAGAGAATAGCAATAGAAGGGGTGGTGCTATGA
- a CDS encoding baseplate assembly protein: MSGFSAIDLAKLPSPNIIESLDYETILQGMLEGLLQRDESFSALLESDPAYKILEVAAYRELLLRARINDGARGVMLAYATGADLENLAAFFGVERQLITPEDKEAIPPVDAIYETDDRLRKRVQLSLEGHSTAGPIGSYVFHALAASPLVKDVDVSSPAPGKVSITILSTDGRGIPTSEVLAQVAEQLTAEHVRPLTDEVIVKAGAIIEYNVKAKLFLYEGPDAEVVRRQSQDAIDNYVYRHHLLGNDITLSGIYSALHQPGVQRVELTEPINTIVVENESAAWCKSVSLVVGGTDE; encoded by the coding sequence ATGAGTGGTTTCAGTGCCATTGACTTAGCTAAATTACCTTCGCCAAATATCATCGAGTCGTTGGATTACGAAACGATATTGCAGGGTATGTTAGAAGGCTTGCTGCAACGTGATGAAAGCTTCTCTGCTTTATTAGAAAGTGATCCTGCGTACAAAATATTGGAAGTGGCAGCCTATCGCGAACTGCTTTTACGGGCGCGAATTAATGATGGTGCTCGTGGCGTTATGTTGGCTTATGCGACTGGCGCCGACCTTGAAAATCTAGCCGCATTTTTTGGTGTTGAGCGCCAGCTTATTACTCCTGAAGATAAAGAAGCAATACCGCCTGTTGATGCTATTTACGAAACAGATGATCGCTTACGTAAACGGGTTCAATTGAGCTTAGAGGGGCATAGTACAGCGGGTCCAATTGGTAGTTATGTCTTTCACGCGCTAGCGGCTAGTCCATTGGTAAAGGATGTGGATGTCTCAAGCCCTGCGCCAGGTAAGGTGAGCATTACTATCTTATCGACTGACGGAAGAGGCATACCCACGAGTGAGGTGTTGGCTCAGGTAGCGGAGCAATTAACGGCAGAGCATGTTAGGCCTTTAACTGATGAGGTGATCGTTAAAGCTGGAGCCATCATTGAATATAACGTTAAGGCGAAACTTTTCCTTTATGAAGGCCCCGATGCAGAGGTCGTGAGGCGTCAATCGCAAGATGCCATCGATAATTACGTGTACCGGCACCACCTTCTTGGGAATGATATTACGCTCTCAGGTATTTATTCTGCCTTGCATCAGCCAGGTGTTCAGCGGGTTGAATTAACAGAACCTATTAACACCATTGTTGTTGAAAATGAATCTGCTGCCTGGTGCAAATCGGTAAGCCTAGTCGTGGGTGGAACAGATGAATAG
- a CDS encoding phage tail protein I — MNRSLLPFNATDFERHVEQVTSKAEVLPVPIKTVWNPTTCPEELLPWLAWALSVDNWNSDWPTAVKREQIANSIEIHRRKGTVLAVKQAMAVFGVAVELKEWFEFNGPPHTFSVMAWAGDNFSEDAHPVLTEDYYRSLKHAIDYSKPVRSHYQFKVGVLFGGGFSIATAHQIKSYIRAEGEMIFPEVQLDGAISVAGANQTHSVTRINMEL, encoded by the coding sequence ATGAATAGATCATTGCTTCCATTCAATGCAACTGATTTCGAGAGGCATGTTGAGCAAGTAACGAGCAAGGCAGAGGTGCTTCCAGTTCCGATAAAAACGGTATGGAACCCAACTACCTGCCCAGAAGAATTACTGCCTTGGCTAGCATGGGCTTTATCGGTTGATAATTGGAATAGTGATTGGCCAACAGCTGTTAAACGAGAACAAATAGCAAACAGTATAGAGATTCATCGACGCAAAGGTACGGTATTAGCCGTTAAGCAGGCCATGGCGGTATTTGGTGTGGCGGTGGAGCTTAAAGAGTGGTTTGAATTTAACGGACCACCCCATACGTTTTCGGTAATGGCTTGGGCTGGGGACAACTTTAGCGAAGACGCTCACCCTGTTCTAACTGAAGATTATTACCGCTCATTAAAGCATGCCATTGATTACTCCAAGCCTGTACGAAGTCATTACCAATTTAAAGTCGGCGTGTTGTTTGGTGGCGGTTTTTCAATTGCCACGGCACATCAAATTAAATCTTACATTCGCGCTGAAGGTGAAATGATTTTTCCGGAAGTTCAGCTTGATGGCGCAATCAGTGTGGCCGGTGCGAATCAAACACACAGTGTCACACGTATTAATATGGAGTTGTAA
- a CDS encoding phage tail-collar fiber domain-containing protein, with protein sequence MSSAFKPVITQAGITAVFNATNSGLEANIVAVALGDQSWSPTSAATKLKQEKRRIPVGNGNKLSPNQIHITAIEDGQQEAYWVREVGFYLEDGTLLAVWSHPSQPLAYKAPGVDLLLAFDVALSALPSDSINVIGNGTVNLSPATTAKLGVVRFATDTDAKAGAVNNEVVTPKGVRVHGDARYARVSHRHPWNEIDSKPSTYPPSGHRHTWTQIDSKPKTFPPSSHSHDDRYIRLTEVPRAVYVDVRTTGTTATGSTALTWALAIHPNSGFNNNDHLVVKYRNRYVRGTGNGSAWWTDEYTTTFIKAGSWRSIATSTNGFWG encoded by the coding sequence ATGAGCTCAGCATTTAAACCTGTTATCACTCAAGCGGGTATTACCGCAGTGTTTAACGCCACAAATTCTGGCTTAGAAGCCAATATTGTTGCCGTGGCGTTAGGGGATCAAAGTTGGTCGCCAACATCAGCCGCTACCAAGTTGAAACAAGAAAAACGACGAATACCTGTTGGTAACGGTAATAAGCTGTCGCCGAACCAAATACATATAACAGCCATAGAAGATGGCCAGCAAGAGGCGTATTGGGTTCGGGAGGTTGGTTTCTACCTGGAGGATGGTACTTTGCTGGCGGTTTGGAGTCACCCGTCACAGCCGCTCGCCTATAAGGCTCCCGGTGTGGACTTGTTGCTGGCTTTTGATGTTGCCTTGAGCGCACTGCCCAGTGACAGCATCAATGTCATTGGTAATGGTACTGTTAATCTTTCACCTGCAACCACAGCAAAGTTGGGCGTTGTTCGCTTTGCAACGGATACAGACGCGAAAGCGGGCGCGGTTAACAATGAAGTTGTTACGCCAAAAGGGGTGAGGGTTCATGGTGATGCCCGATATGCACGCGTATCGCACCGTCATCCGTGGAATGAAATTGATAGCAAGCCATCAACCTATCCCCCTTCAGGGCATAGGCACACGTGGACCCAGATCGACAGCAAGCCAAAAACTTTCCCGCCATCCAGTCATAGTCATGACGATCGATATATACGCCTTACGGAAGTGCCTAGAGCCGTATATGTGGATGTGCGAACAACTGGAACTACTGCTACGGGAAGTACCGCTTTAACCTGGGCGCTAGCGATTCATCCAAATAGTGGTTTTAACAATAACGATCATTTGGTCGTGAAGTATAGAAACCGCTATGTGCGTGGTACCGGTAATGGCAGCGCCTGGTGGACCGATGAATACACCACGACATTTATCAAAGCTGGATCTTGGCGTTCGATCGCAACCAGTACCAACGGCTTCTGGGGATAA